The Lycium barbarum isolate Lr01 chromosome 9, ASM1917538v2, whole genome shotgun sequence genome has a segment encoding these proteins:
- the LOC132609719 gene encoding uncharacterized membrane protein At4g09580-like produces MEGEVGTSSTMATTTLKTEINANGISVIKSAKFPLSFWEICIASGVVLSFILGLVCVYLTMPASDYSFLKLPRTLQDLQILKDHLEDYTSDYTVQVLVGYCSVYIFMQTFMIPGTIFMSLLAGSLFGIFKGVALVVFTATTGASSCYFLSKLIGRPLVFSLWPDKLTFFQAQVAKRRERLLNYMLFLRVTPTLPNTFINVASPIVDVPYHIFLLGTIVGVIPATCVTVRAGLALGELQSVGDLYDFNSIATLFLIGLVSVTPTLIGSKS; encoded by the exons ATGGAGGGAGAGGTTGGAACATCATCTACAATGGCGACTACTACTTTGAAAACTGAAATTAATGCTAATGGCATTTCTGTAATTAAATCAGCCAAGTTTCCATTGTCGTTTTGGGAGATTTGTATAGCAAGTGGTGTCGTTTTGAGTTTCATATTGGGTCTTGTTTGTGTGTATTTAACTATGCCTGCTTCAGATTACAGTTTTCTTAAGCTTCCTCGAACTCTTCAAGATCTTCAAATACTCAA GGATCACTTGGAAGATTATACAAGTGACTACACTGTTCAAGTTCTCGTGGGGTACTGTTCGGTCTACATATTTATGCAGACATTTATGATACCCGGAACTATTTTCATGTCGCTGCTTGCTGGTTCTCTCTTTGGAATTTTCAAAGGCGTAGCGCTAGTCGTTTTTACTGCGACTACTGGTGCATCTTCTTGCTATTTTCTATCCAAATTGATTGGGAGGCCCCTTGTGTTTTCACTCTGGCCCGATAAGTTAACATTCTTCCAGGCTCAG GTGGCTAAAAGACGGGAGCGGCTGCTGAACTACATGCTGTTCTTGAGAGTCACACCAACACTGCCAAATACATTTATCAACGTTGCTTCGCCAATTGTGGATGTGCCTTACCATATATTCCTCTTGGGAACTATCGTCGGGGTCATTCCTGCCACCTGCGTGACTGTCAGG GCTGGATTAGCTCTTGGTGAGTTACAATCAGTTGGTGATCTTTATGACTTCAACTCTATAGCCACCCTATTCCTTATTGGTCTTGTATCTGTTACCCCCACATTGATTGGCAGCAAGAGCTAA